One Bombus affinis isolate iyBomAffi1 chromosome 10, iyBomAffi1.2, whole genome shotgun sequence genomic window, ACGAAATGGAAGCCAAAATAAACGACCTACGAGACCAAATAGAGACCATCAAGGCCGAAAAGAGTCGTTTGGAGAAGCAGATTCAAGTTGAATCAGAGGTATTACTCCATTAATTGCTTGCGTATCCCTTTGAAAAAATTCTTTCCTTCGTCATCGTGCCTTCGTTAGAAGGTAAATCCGGCTAAGTAGCTTTTATATCAATTCGAGAAATTAGACAAGAAGCTCGAAAAACTTGTGTAACTTAATTGGCAAATTGTCATTCGACCGAAGAATTTCAAGAGGGAAGAAATTATCGATTAATTTGTTCGAAGATCGGATGCGTTTGTCCAACTATGTGCTTACGTACGatagtaatattttatttatatatacgtTGAAAGAATGTGTTCGGTATTGtgtaaaaattgtttatataGTAGAAAGTACGAATTACGCGAGACGATATTTCGATTCGTGAATTCTTGCAAAAATTGCAATGTCTGAAAGTTTTATACTTTTCTGACTCGTTCCTCTATGAATGGATATATTTTTCTCTACTTTCTCTATTTAAGTAGCAGATTATGAAACTGTTAATATTAGATACAATGGAAGGAAGCTCGTCGATTGGATTTTCTCCAAATTATTTAAATTGCAATCTAATTTCTTAAAACGCGAAACTGTCTTCGTTTCTTctcatttaaaaatatatttttatcgctTTGCATAATTTCGTATAAATATttagtaatatttgtaacaaattAAACCATCGCGTAGAGTAGGTTTTATTCGAGTCCAAGCAAAGTTAAATGGTTTAGGATGCGAAGTAACATCATAACTAGTTCTAGATTTCGTTAAACGatcgaatattaaaataatattagtaataCACAGATTTTTCTCTATTTATCATCGCGCGTATATATAACACCTTATTCCACTAATATTGCTCTTTTCTTCGCGTCTGAGCTTATTTATCGATACACATAATACTCACGTAGTGTAATTAATAACAAAACAACGTAGTTAATCATTTAAATCTTTTAACATCGAATAAACaagaaaaaataatgaaaattgttCAATTTGCACGATTAACCAGAGTTCTGATCTCCGTTAAAATCTCCAAACtaataacatattaatattattttcaggAATTGAAAGGGCGACTTCAGGATAGGGAACAGAAGATAGAAGTTCTGGAGATCGAGAAGCAGACGATAAAGGAACAGCTGCAGAACAAGATGGATGAACTCGACAAACtgaagaaaatgataaaaaacgATATAGAGGATTCGAGCAAACGGGAGGACCTTATTCACGATCTGCAAGTTCGCGATGCAGAGATCGTGGAGAAGAATCATAAGATCGAGCAGTTGTCGAAGGAGCTGCAAGTGAAGACACAGAACCTACAGAAGCTGGTGAACACGGAGCTGTGGAGCAAGAACAAGGAGATCGCCAAGCTCCACAACCATATGACCGCCACTCACTGTCTCGAAAGGAGCCGAAACAAGTTAGACATGACGCAAGAAAGCGCTAGCACGCAGCTATCGACTCTGATCAAAGAGTTAAACGACATTGGTATCAAGGTAACGTTTACCAATGAGGTGATCCAACTGAACTACGTCGACGGGAACGAGACCATAGACGTAAAAACTATGACAGACTATGTACAGAAGCTGGTAGCCCAGAAAAATGAGTTGGAGAAGGAAGTCGATTACCTAAAGTGGTTGAAGCTAGTTTCGAAACCGGACATCGCCACGGAGATCGATGGATACGGTGATAATCAAACGGAGAGAGCCAAGAAATATTGCGAACTCATGCGTACACACTTGAAAGACTTGGTAAAGTTCATGAAAGAAATGTTAAAAAACGCTAACTACGCGGATACCATCGGTAACGACCATAAGAAGACCGTATTCGACGTTTTCATGAACTCGAAGATACTGTCTGACGATTTCGTCAATGCGCTCGAGGGAATGTCAACGAATGATTTAGCCATTAACACCGACGAAGCGAATGTAAAATCGCTGGACAATTCGGTGAAGAAAAGTCGATCTGACAACTTACTCAGCGCTACGAAGAATCAAGCGTCCACACAGTCAGATTCTGAGGCGTTTTCTGAACCTGATAGGACCGTTTCTATGGCTagaattggattacaagagacGCAACAGAAGTCTTTGAACCGGTCCAGATTTTCCAAGTATACCAAGACGTTCACCGATTCCGAAGACTCGTTGGAATATGTGCCTTATTATAAGTCGTATCAGAATGACCTGAACGATTCCGAAGCTAATTATCAGATACAAGAGCTTAAAGAAACAAACGCTTTACTGTACACGGAGCTCAGTGCTCTTAGGAACGAGTTCACTGCCAAAATTTCTTTCGATTGTGTAAGTATGACCCACGCAGTTTTATCAACCCTGTCGCGTATCATACCTAATTTTCGTATATTCTTTCCCTTTCCTATTTTATCATGTCTGCTTATTAgacattttgtaaaaatatattttagaagTCTTTAATACGATAGCAAAGTGGATGATCTTCTTTTTAAATGTACTTTCTTAATTTTCAGATATTCGACGAAAAAATATCGCCATTGATAATCAAATTGGAAAAGTCGCAAAAGTACTGCGAGAAACTGCAATCAGCTTTGGACAGAAGAGTACACGAAGTCCACACACTGAGGAAagaaagcaaacaaaattgtaCGCGTAGAGTGCAATTGGAAAAGAAACTAGCTGATCTGGAGGGCATGGCAACAGAAATGAATAAACAGAAGGCTGAACTAATCCATTACAAGGACAATGCCGAAAGAAAAGCTGCGGAAATGCTAATATCACTCAATAGGGAAAACGACACGGTAATAAATCATTCTTTtctcaatttttacaattttaactATTACGTGTATTCAATGGTATTTAAGACCAATTGAAAACATAGCTCTTTGAGAACTAATATTTTACCGATATTAGTTCTTATCGTTTAGTAATCATCTTTTCTGAATAATTACAGTTGAGGACACGAATCAAAAAATTGGAGGACGAACACGAATCTGCAAAGACGAGCATATCAACGTTGACGAAAGAACTGGACCATTTGACTCTTTCGCATAGTCAGATTCTCGTGGAGAATACAAAGCTAACGAACGATAAGTTACGTTTAGAGCAAGAAGTGAGGAAAACGGAGAGCAGATGTGACATGACTGTTCGTACCATGCATGATAAATTTAACAAAGAAGTAAGATAATCAATGTTTATGGTTCGACTTAATTAGAATCAAACCGTATTCAATCGTAATACCATTTTGTAATACCTGTGTACATTTACAGATATCAGATCTGAATCAAATCAATGAATCTCAAAGGGCGAGATTACAAGAATTGGAAGTGACTAATAAAGAGTTGCGAAGACACGTAGCAGTTTGTGAGGCGAGCGATTCAGCGCCAAGTTCTAGTGGCGTTTCTTCGATACCTACAGAGACTATGCTGAAACAAACTTGCGAAGATATCATGCAAGAATATCaagcatataacgttagtcgaatatttttattaagcgtatctttattttcttattttgtttttttaaacGGTTCATTCAAGGGAGAATTTATTGAAAGCTTGAATGCACTTGTAAGGATTGCGTGTTTCTAACGGATTACTATTGTTCAATAATCGATGCTTCAAAAGTTTCTTCTATTATATGGATTAAATGTGCAGTCAATCTAAAAGCGTAGTAGAAAttttataacgattgatatttgaattattttctGGGATTAATCGAAGATTAtgctaaattatattattttagaatTCGCAGTACTGGCTACCTATAAGCTACTCAACGATTGGTGGGCGCAGTAAAACAAGCTGTTCGCCAGACCTAGGAATCGAAAGTGATGCGGCTGTTACAACTATGAGGCCATTACAAGATACTTTAAAAATCACCGAATCCATGACTAATCTATTGAGCGATGAAGATAATAACAATGATAATAGGCCAGTTCGAGAAGTCGATAGCGAAAGCCCTTTGCCGATAGAAGGtaacttatttttataaattataacagctgttatagaattttatttatattaaaattaattttatttcaatcatACATCCCTAATTCTCTgttatatatttcaataaataaa contains:
- the LOC126921157 gene encoding centrosomin isoform X1, which translates into the protein MRNNYRNMFFAGYGYSNQHQNNSPSPTRSSVWGSVYSPFRNTNMPLQDFTMNQTLPLINGTNARSPGKTSPTGVIGSRDGAGIGRTMKEYEDQLEALKKENFNLKLRIYFLEERMGITSADENAIKKNIELKVEIESLRKELVEKQELLSQAAKAFELIEEQKEASSRNQAQYQQSLENEREKIRRLEKELAEYEEKKADASIFYKEAFGITPEKALENEEKLCQMEELVASLEAEVKQVTNSLDEERVWAQELEGERDEFRERLEAETRLRENLDAERLQDIESLREKIKELEEQQLKRDTVVQQCKTELLEKERIIKEKNAQLEERCRVYEELNAVSEKRKKQVDQLRTSIKARDDALTDLNNKHRALLSQFENGYIKRSPPSSPSAMNSVEDPLQARMGQKMTCVQGMTKRGNTCLDWEPNRERSTRVKSPVQTLNGEIRDIRDLIKELEEKEKELKAQEESRKQLVLKLCNTQKHAETTSYKLKKLEGEHEKAIKTIQGFMERQQQLENTKLRKEQKIMELEIELNRLREYENAKAARDGHDQFVLRDFSTDMTDDPERDASNQQRFDEMEAKINDLRDQIETIKAEKSRLEKQIQVESEELKGRLQDREQKIEVLEIEKQTIKEQLQNKMDELDKLKKMIKNDIEDSSKREDLIHDLQVRDAEIVEKNHKIEQLSKELQVKTQNLQKLVNTELWSKNKEIAKLHNHMTATHCLERSRNKLDMTQESASTQLSTLIKELNDIGIKVTFTNEVIQLNYVDGNETIDVKTMTDYVQKLVAQKNELEKEVDYLKWLKLVSKPDIATEIDGYGDNQTERAKKYCELMRTHLKDLVKFMKEMLKNANYADTIGNDHKKTVFDVFMNSKILSDDFVNALEGMSTNDLAINTDEANVKSLDNSVKKSRSDNLLSATKNQASTQSDSEAFSEPDRTVSMARIGLQETQQKSLNRSRFSKYTKTFTDSEDSLEYVPYYKSYQNDLNDSEANYQIQELKETNALLYTELSALRNEFTAKISFDCIFDEKISPLIIKLEKSQKYCEKLQSALDRRVHEVHTLRKESKQNCTRRVQLEKKLADLEGMATEMNKQKAELIHYKDNAERKAAEMLISLNRENDTLRTRIKKLEDEHESAKTSISTLTKELDHLTLSHSQILVENTKLTNDKLRLEQEVRKTESRCDMTVRTMHDKFNKEISDLNQINESQRARLQELEVTNKELRRHVAVCEASDSAPSSSGVSSIPTETMLKQTCEDIMQEYQAYNNSQYWLPISYSTIGGRSKTSCSPDLGIESDAAVTTMRPLQDTLKITESMTNLLSDEDNNNDNRPVREVDSESPLPIEGLDEVEALKQENETLKRRLMKTRRALEDTFQHLSASNKNKKNVEKAITKQLQITKSILKKTRTYEEPLDN
- the LOC126921157 gene encoding centrosomin isoform X3, with the protein product MATVTGLWFASTNMPLQDFTMNQTLPLINGTNARSPGKTSPTGVIGSRDGAGIGRTMKEYEDQLEALKKENFNLKLRIYFLEERMGITSADENAIKKNIELKVEIESLRKELVEKQELLSQAAKAFELIEEQKEASSRNQAQYQQSLENEREKIRRLEKELAEYEEKKADASIFYKEAFGITPEKALENEEKLCQMEELVASLEAEVKQVTNSLDEERVWAQELEGERDEFRERLEAETRLRENLDAERLQDIESLREKIKELEEQQLKRDTVVQQCKTELLEKERIIKEKNAQLEERCRVYEELNAVSEKRKKQVDQLRTSIKARDDALTDLNNKHRALLSQFENGYIKRSPPSSPSAMNSVEDPLQARMGQKMTCVQGMTKRGNTCLDWEPNRERSTRVKSPVQTLNGEIRDIRDLIKELEEKEKELKAQEESRKQLVLKLCNTQKHAETTSYKLKKLEGEHEKAIKTIQGFMERQQQLENTKLRKEQKIMELEIELNRLREYENAKAARDGHDQFVLRDFSTDMTDDPERDASNQQRFDEMEAKINDLRDQIETIKAEKSRLEKQIQVESEELKGRLQDREQKIEVLEIEKQTIKEQLQNKMDELDKLKKMIKNDIEDSSKREDLIHDLQVRDAEIVEKNHKIEQLSKELQVKTQNLQKLVNTELWSKNKEIAKLHNHMTATHCLERSRNKLDMTQESASTQLSTLIKELNDIGIKVTFTNEVIQLNYVDGNETIDVKTMTDYVQKLVAQKNELEKEVDYLKWLKLVSKPDIATEIDGYGDNQTERAKKYCELMRTHLKDLVKFMKEMLKNANYADTIGNDHKKTVFDVFMNSKILSDDFVNALEGMSTNDLAINTDEANVKSLDNSVKKSRSDNLLSATKNQASTQSDSEAFSEPDRTVSMARIGLQETQQKSLNRSRFSKYTKTFTDSEDSLEYVPYYKSYQNDLNDSEANYQIQELKETNALLYTELSALRNEFTAKISFDCIFDEKISPLIIKLEKSQKYCEKLQSALDRRVHEVHTLRKESKQNCTRRVQLEKKLADLEGMATEMNKQKAELIHYKDNAERKAAEMLISLNRENDTLRTRIKKLEDEHESAKTSISTLTKELDHLTLSHSQILVENTKLTNDKLRLEQEVRKTESRCDMTVRTMHDKFNKEISDLNQINESQRARLQELEVTNKELRRHVAVCEASDSAPSSSGVSSIPTETMLKQTCEDIMQEYQAYNNSQYWLPISYSTIGGRSKTSCSPDLGIESDAAVTTMRPLQDTLKITESMTNLLSDEDNNNDNRPVREVDSESPLPIEGLDEVEALKQENETLKRRLMKTRRALEDTFQHLSASNKNKKNVEKAITKQLQITKSILKKTRTYEEPLDN
- the LOC126921157 gene encoding centrosomin isoform X4, with product MGCGRSRVHVPTTLDNIQDRPIQVHVMFGTNARSPGKTSPTGVIGSRDGAGIGRTMKEYEDQLEALKKENFNLKLRIYFLEERMGITSADENAIKKNIELKVEIESLRKELVEKQELLSQAAKAFELIEEQKEASSRNQAQYQQSLENEREKIRRLEKELAEYEEKKADASIFYKEAFGITPEKALENEEKLCQMEELVASLEAEVKQVTNSLDEERVWAQELEGERDEFRERLEAETRLRENLDAERLQDIESLREKIKELEEQQLKRDTVVQQCKTELLEKERIIKEKNAQLEERCRVYEELNAVSEKRKKQVDQLRTSIKARDDALTDLNNKHRALLSQFENGYIKRSPPSSPSAMNSVEDPLQARMGQKMTCVQGMTKRGNTCLDWEPNRERSTRVKSPVQTLNGEIRDIRDLIKELEEKEKELKAQEESRKQLVLKLCNTQKHAETTSYKLKKLEGEHEKAIKTIQGFMERQQQLENTKLRKEQKIMELEIELNRLREYENAKAARDGHDQFVLRDFSTDMTDDPERDASNQQRFDEMEAKINDLRDQIETIKAEKSRLEKQIQVESEELKGRLQDREQKIEVLEIEKQTIKEQLQNKMDELDKLKKMIKNDIEDSSKREDLIHDLQVRDAEIVEKNHKIEQLSKELQVKTQNLQKLVNTELWSKNKEIAKLHNHMTATHCLERSRNKLDMTQESASTQLSTLIKELNDIGIKVTFTNEVIQLNYVDGNETIDVKTMTDYVQKLVAQKNELEKEVDYLKWLKLVSKPDIATEIDGYGDNQTERAKKYCELMRTHLKDLVKFMKEMLKNANYADTIGNDHKKTVFDVFMNSKILSDDFVNALEGMSTNDLAINTDEANVKSLDNSVKKSRSDNLLSATKNQASTQSDSEAFSEPDRTVSMARIGLQETQQKSLNRSRFSKYTKTFTDSEDSLEYVPYYKSYQNDLNDSEANYQIQELKETNALLYTELSALRNEFTAKISFDCIFDEKISPLIIKLEKSQKYCEKLQSALDRRVHEVHTLRKESKQNCTRRVQLEKKLADLEGMATEMNKQKAELIHYKDNAERKAAEMLISLNRENDTLRTRIKKLEDEHESAKTSISTLTKELDHLTLSHSQILVENTKLTNDKLRLEQEVRKTESRCDMTVRTMHDKFNKEISDLNQINESQRARLQELEVTNKELRRHVAVCEASDSAPSSSGVSSIPTETMLKQTCEDIMQEYQAYNNSQYWLPISYSTIGGRSKTSCSPDLGIESDAAVTTMRPLQDTLKITESMTNLLSDEDNNNDNRPVREVDSESPLPIEGLDEVEALKQENETLKRRLMKTRRALEDTFQHLSASNKNKKNVEKAITKQLQITKSILKKTRTYEEPLDN
- the LOC126921157 gene encoding centrosomin isoform X2, whose protein sequence is MGDFMDETAATTNYFDTTNMPLQDFTMNQTLPLINGTNARSPGKTSPTGVIGSRDGAGIGRTMKEYEDQLEALKKENFNLKLRIYFLEERMGITSADENAIKKNIELKVEIESLRKELVEKQELLSQAAKAFELIEEQKEASSRNQAQYQQSLENEREKIRRLEKELAEYEEKKADASIFYKEAFGITPEKALENEEKLCQMEELVASLEAEVKQVTNSLDEERVWAQELEGERDEFRERLEAETRLRENLDAERLQDIESLREKIKELEEQQLKRDTVVQQCKTELLEKERIIKEKNAQLEERCRVYEELNAVSEKRKKQVDQLRTSIKARDDALTDLNNKHRALLSQFENGYIKRSPPSSPSAMNSVEDPLQARMGQKMTCVQGMTKRGNTCLDWEPNRERSTRVKSPVQTLNGEIRDIRDLIKELEEKEKELKAQEESRKQLVLKLCNTQKHAETTSYKLKKLEGEHEKAIKTIQGFMERQQQLENTKLRKEQKIMELEIELNRLREYENAKAARDGHDQFVLRDFSTDMTDDPERDASNQQRFDEMEAKINDLRDQIETIKAEKSRLEKQIQVESEELKGRLQDREQKIEVLEIEKQTIKEQLQNKMDELDKLKKMIKNDIEDSSKREDLIHDLQVRDAEIVEKNHKIEQLSKELQVKTQNLQKLVNTELWSKNKEIAKLHNHMTATHCLERSRNKLDMTQESASTQLSTLIKELNDIGIKVTFTNEVIQLNYVDGNETIDVKTMTDYVQKLVAQKNELEKEVDYLKWLKLVSKPDIATEIDGYGDNQTERAKKYCELMRTHLKDLVKFMKEMLKNANYADTIGNDHKKTVFDVFMNSKILSDDFVNALEGMSTNDLAINTDEANVKSLDNSVKKSRSDNLLSATKNQASTQSDSEAFSEPDRTVSMARIGLQETQQKSLNRSRFSKYTKTFTDSEDSLEYVPYYKSYQNDLNDSEANYQIQELKETNALLYTELSALRNEFTAKISFDCIFDEKISPLIIKLEKSQKYCEKLQSALDRRVHEVHTLRKESKQNCTRRVQLEKKLADLEGMATEMNKQKAELIHYKDNAERKAAEMLISLNRENDTLRTRIKKLEDEHESAKTSISTLTKELDHLTLSHSQILVENTKLTNDKLRLEQEVRKTESRCDMTVRTMHDKFNKEISDLNQINESQRARLQELEVTNKELRRHVAVCEASDSAPSSSGVSSIPTETMLKQTCEDIMQEYQAYNNSQYWLPISYSTIGGRSKTSCSPDLGIESDAAVTTMRPLQDTLKITESMTNLLSDEDNNNDNRPVREVDSESPLPIEGLDEVEALKQENETLKRRLMKTRRALEDTFQHLSASNKNKKNVEKAITKQLQITKSILKKTRTYEEPLDN
- the LOC126921157 gene encoding centrosomin isoform X5; translation: MRNNYRNMFFAGYGYSNQHQNNSPSPTRSSVWGSVYSPFRNTNMPLQDFTMNQTLPLINGTNARSPGKTSPTGVIGSRDGAGIGRTMKEYEDQLEALKKENFNLKLRIYFLEERMGITSADENAIKKNIELKVEIESLRKELVEKQELLSQAAKAFELIEEQKEASSRNQAQYQQSLENEREKIRRLEKELAEYEEKKADASIFYKEAFGITPEKALENEEKLCQMEELVASLEAEFENGYIKRSPPSSPSAMNSVEDPLQARMGQKMTCVQGMTKRGNTCLDWEPNRERSTRVKSPVQTLNGEIRDIRDLIKELEEKEKELKAQEESRKQLVLKLCNTQKHAETTSYKLKKLEGEHEKAIKTIQGFMERQQQLENTKLRKEQKIMELEIELNRLREYENAKAARDGHDQFVLRDFSTDMTDDPERDASNQQRFDEMEAKINDLRDQIETIKAEKSRLEKQIQVESEELKGRLQDREQKIEVLEIEKQTIKEQLQNKMDELDKLKKMIKNDIEDSSKREDLIHDLQVRDAEIVEKNHKIEQLSKELQVKTQNLQKLVNTELWSKNKEIAKLHNHMTATHCLERSRNKLDMTQESASTQLSTLIKELNDIGIKVTFTNEVIQLNYVDGNETIDVKTMTDYVQKLVAQKNELEKEVDYLKWLKLVSKPDIATEIDGYGDNQTERAKKYCELMRTHLKDLVKFMKEMLKNANYADTIGNDHKKTVFDVFMNSKILSDDFVNALEGMSTNDLAINTDEANVKSLDNSVKKSRSDNLLSATKNQASTQSDSEAFSEPDRTVSMARIGLQETQQKSLNRSRFSKYTKTFTDSEDSLEYVPYYKSYQNDLNDSEANYQIQELKETNALLYTELSALRNEFTAKISFDCIFDEKISPLIIKLEKSQKYCEKLQSALDRRVHEVHTLRKESKQNCTRRVQLEKKLADLEGMATEMNKQKAELIHYKDNAERKAAEMLISLNRENDTLRTRIKKLEDEHESAKTSISTLTKELDHLTLSHSQILVENTKLTNDKLRLEQEVRKTESRCDMTVRTMHDKFNKEISDLNQINESQRARLQELEVTNKELRRHVAVCEASDSAPSSSGVSSIPTETMLKQTCEDIMQEYQAYNNSQYWLPISYSTIGGRSKTSCSPDLGIESDAAVTTMRPLQDTLKITESMTNLLSDEDNNNDNRPVREVDSESPLPIEGLDEVEALKQENETLKRRLMKTRRALEDTFQHLSASNKNKKNVEKAITKQLQITKSILKKTRTYEEPLDN